In the genome of Diaphorobacter sp. HDW4A, the window TTGGCGACGTGGTCGTTGCCCACCGGACCCAGGTACACGCGCTTGTACATCCACAGGGTGTAGGCAGCGCCGAAGATCAGTGCCGTGGCGGAGCCAAGGCCGATCCAGAAGTTGTATTGCACGGCACCCAGAATCACCATCCACTCACCGACGAAACCAGCGGTTGCGGGCAGACCGCAGTTGGCCATGGCGAACAGCAGTGCGAACGCGGCGAACTTGGGCATGGTGTTGACCACGCCGCCGTAGGCCGAGATCTCACGCGAGTGGACGCGGTCATACAGCACCCCGATGCACAGGAACATCGCGCCGGACACGAAGCCGTGGGCAATCATCTGCACGATGCCGCCGGAGATGCCGAGGTTGTTGAAGATGAAGAAGCCCAACGTCACGAAACCCATGTGGGCAACGGACGAGTAAGCCACCAGTTTCTTCATGTCGCGCTGGACCAGCGCCACCACGCCGACGTAGATCACGGCAATCAGCGACAGCGTGATCATGAGCCAGGCCCATTCGCGCGCGGCATCGGGAGCGATCGGCAGCGAGAAGCGCAGGAAACCATAGGCACCGAGCTTCAGCATGATCGCAGCCAGCACAGCGGAGCCGCCGGTAGGTGCTTCCACGTGCACGTCTGGCAGCCAGGTGTGCACCGGGAACATCGGCACCTTCACCGCGAAAGCGGCGAAGAAGGCAAAGAACAGCAGCGTCTGGGCCTTGCCCGACAGAGGCAGTTGGTGCCATGTGGCGATGTCGAAGCTGCCGCCCGAAGCGTTGTAAAGGTAGATCAACGCGATCAGCATCAACAGCGAACCGAACAACGTGTACAGGAAGAACTTGAACGCGGCGTAGATACGGTTCGGACCGCCCCAGATGCCGATGATCAGGTACATCGGAATCAGTGTGGCTTCGAAGAACACATAGAACAGAATGCCGTCCAGTGCCGAGAACACGCCGATCATGATGCCCGAGAGGATCAGGAACGAAGCGAAGTACTGGTTCACGCGCTCGGTGATGTTCTCCCACGAGGCGATCACCACGATCACGGTGATGAAGGCTGTCAGCGGAACGAACCAGAAGCTCAGGCCATCCACGCCCAAGTGGTAATGCACATTGAAGCGCTCGATCCACATGGCCTTTTCAACGAACTGCGCAGCCGCAGTCGTGTTGTCGAAACCGGAGAACATGGGCAGCGTGACCGCCAGCCCGACCAGTGCACCGATCAGCGCGATCCAGCGCACCATAGGTGCTTGGGAATCACGCCCGAAGAAGAGCAGCAGAACGCCAAAGGCGATCGGTGCCCAGATTGCAAGACTCAACAAACCCATTTTTATATTTCTCCTACTACTTGTTGAGCCACACGAAGTACGTCATGAGCGCGAACACACCCAGGATCATGACCAACGCGTAGTGATAGAGATAACCCGTCTGCCAGCGGCGTGCCAGCTGACCGAGCTTGGCCATCAGCTTCCAGGAACCATTGACGACAGCGCCGTCGATGATGGCCTGATCGCCAACCTTCCAGAACACGGTACCGAATGCGCGAGCGCCACGGGCGAAGATGTTTTCGTAGACCCAGTCCACGCCGTACTTGCCTTCCAGAACCTGGTAAAGACCAATGCTCTTGGAGATCGACATGATCTTGGCAGGAATGGCAGGCCAGACCATGTAGAACAGATAGGCTGTCACCACACCGGCCAGAGCCAGCCAGAACGGCGCTGCGGTGAAACCGTGCAGAGCCATGGAAACCCAGTCGTGGATCTCGTGGCGCAGCTCGGCCATCGCGTGGTGCTTGCTTTCGTCGACGAAGATCACGCCCTTGAAGAAGTCACCCAGCACCATCGGGGCCAGCGCCATCGCGCCGATCACCACCGAAGGAATGGCCAACAGCATCAGTGGGCCAGTCACCACAAGCGGCGACTCATGCGGCTTGGCATCGTGGCCATGGCCGTGGTGGTCGTCATGTGAGTGATGGTCGTCGTGGTGCGCATCGGGGTTCTGGTCGTAGCGCTCCTTGCCGTGAAAGACGATGAAGTACAGACGGAACGAGTAGAACGCCGTGATGAACACACCGGCCAGCACCGCGAAGTTGGCGAAGCCAGCTGCAGGCAGGTTGGAGGCGTGCACCGCTTCGATGATCGCGTCCTTGGAGTAGAAGCCCGAGAAGAACGGTGTGCCGATCAGCGCGAGGTTGCCCAAGAGGAAGGTGATCCAGGTGATCGGCATGTACTTGCGCACGCCGCCCATCCAGCGGATATCCTGATTGTGGTGCATGCCCATGATGACGGAACCTGCGCCAAGGAACAGCAGTGCCTTGAAGAACGCGTGCGTCATCAGGTGGAACACGGAGACCGAGTAGGCCGACACGCCCAGAGCGATGGTCATGTAGCCCAGCTGCGAAAGCGTGGAGTACGCGATCACGCGCTTGATGTCGTTCTGGATGATGCCCAGGATACCCATGAACAGCGCCGTGATGGAGCCGATCACGACGATCAGGTTGAGCGCCACATCCGACATTTCATAGAGCGGCGACATGCGCGAGACCATGAAGATGCCGGCCGTCACCATGGTGGCGGCGTGGATCAGCGCGGAGATGGGGGTAGGACCTTCCATCGAATCGGGCAGCCATGCGTGCAACGGGAACTGGGCCGACTTGCCCATCGCGCCCACGAACAGGCAGATGGCGGTCACCGTGACCAGCAGCCAGCCGGTGCCAGGCAGCGTGGTGTTCTGCAGCTCGGGCAGCTTGGCGAAGATTTCCGAGTAGTTCAGCGTGCCGGTATAGGCGGCGATCAGGCCGATGCCGAGGATGAAGCCGAAGTCACCCACACGGTTGACCAGGAAGGCCTTCATGTTGGCGAAGATCGCGGATTCCTTCTTGTAGTAGAAGCCGATCAGCAGATACGACACCAGACCCACGGCTTCCCAGCCGAAGAACAGCTGCAGCAGGTTGTTGGCCATCACCAGCATCAGCATGGAGAAGGTGAACAGCGAGATGTACGAGAAGAAGCGGTCGTAGCCGTCGTCTTCCGCCATGTAGCCCATGGTGTAGATGTGAACCATCAGCGACACGAAGGTCACGACGCACATCATCATCGCGGTGATGCTGTCGATCAGGAAACCGACTTCCATCTTCAGACCACCCACCTGCATCCAGGTGTAGATGGTCTGGTTGAACGTGGCGCCTTCGAAGACGACCTGCTTGAACACATAAGCGGACAGCAGGAACGACAGCAGCACACCCAGAATCGTCAGCGAACTGCTGCCGGTACGGCCGATTTTGTTGCCGCCAAAAGCGGTGCCCCAGATACCCGCCAAGGCTGAGCCGACCAGCGGTGCCAAGGGCACTGCCAGCAGCATTGATGCATTAAGGGTTTGACTCATTCTTCAGAACCTTTGTTATGCGCCTCAACCCTTGAGGGTGTCGAGCTCTTCAGCGTTGATGTTGCGGTTGTTGCGGAACAGCAGCACCAGAATCGCCAGACCAATGGCCGACTCCGCGGCAGCCACAGTCAGGATGAAGAACACGAATACCTGGCCATGCATGTCGCCGAGGTAATGGGAGAACGCGACGAAATTCATATTGACGGCCAGAAGCATCAGCTCGATGGCCATCAGCAGAACGATGAGGTTCTTGCGATTGAGGAAAATGCCCACCACCGACATGGCGAACAACATGGCGCCCAGTGCCAGAAAGTGACCCAAAGTCAAAGTCATTATTTCTTCTCCTCTGCTGCGGGTTCAGCTTCTGGCGCAGCAGGTGCGACAGGCTTTTGCACAGCGTCCATCTTCACAACCTTCAGACGGTCGGAAGCACGCACGCGGATCTGTTCGGAAGCGCTGGTGGCCTTGCTGTCCTTGCGTTGACGCAGGGTCAGCGCAATCGCGGCAATCATCGCGACCAGCAGAATCACGGCAGCAATTTCAATCGGGTACAAATACTCGGTGTAGAGCAGCTTGCCCAGTTCCTTGGTGTTCGAGTAAGGAATCACC includes:
- a CDS encoding NADH-quinone oxidoreductase subunit M — translated: MGLLSLAIWAPIAFGVLLLFFGRDSQAPMVRWIALIGALVGLAVTLPMFSGFDNTTAAAQFVEKAMWIERFNVHYHLGVDGLSFWFVPLTAFITVIVVIASWENITERVNQYFASFLILSGIMIGVFSALDGILFYVFFEATLIPMYLIIGIWGGPNRIYAAFKFFLYTLFGSLLMLIALIYLYNASGGSFDIATWHQLPLSGKAQTLLFFAFFAAFAVKVPMFPVHTWLPDVHVEAPTGGSAVLAAIMLKLGAYGFLRFSLPIAPDAAREWAWLMITLSLIAVIYVGVVALVQRDMKKLVAYSSVAHMGFVTLGFFIFNNLGISGGIVQMIAHGFVSGAMFLCIGVLYDRVHSREISAYGGVVNTMPKFAAFALLFAMANCGLPATAGFVGEWMVILGAVQYNFWIGLGSATALIFGAAYTLWMYKRVYLGPVGNDHVAKLKDISCREFLVLGILAIAVLYMGLYPKPFTDVMDVSVAELIKHVAQSKLN
- the nuoL gene encoding NADH-quinone oxidoreductase subunit L, translated to MSQTLNASMLLAVPLAPLVGSALAGIWGTAFGGNKIGRTGSSSLTILGVLLSFLLSAYVFKQVVFEGATFNQTIYTWMQVGGLKMEVGFLIDSITAMMMCVVTFVSLMVHIYTMGYMAEDDGYDRFFSYISLFTFSMLMLVMANNLLQLFFGWEAVGLVSYLLIGFYYKKESAIFANMKAFLVNRVGDFGFILGIGLIAAYTGTLNYSEIFAKLPELQNTTLPGTGWLLVTVTAICLFVGAMGKSAQFPLHAWLPDSMEGPTPISALIHAATMVTAGIFMVSRMSPLYEMSDVALNLIVVIGSITALFMGILGIIQNDIKRVIAYSTLSQLGYMTIALGVSAYSVSVFHLMTHAFFKALLFLGAGSVIMGMHHNQDIRWMGGVRKYMPITWITFLLGNLALIGTPFFSGFYSKDAIIEAVHASNLPAAGFANFAVLAGVFITAFYSFRLYFIVFHGKERYDQNPDAHHDDHHSHDDHHGHGHDAKPHESPLVVTGPLMLLAIPSVVIGAMALAPMVLGDFFKGVIFVDESKHHAMAELRHEIHDWVSMALHGFTAAPFWLALAGVVTAYLFYMVWPAIPAKIMSISKSIGLYQVLEGKYGVDWVYENIFARGARAFGTVFWKVGDQAIIDGAVVNGSWKLMAKLGQLARRWQTGYLYHYALVMILGVFALMTYFVWLNK
- the nuoK gene encoding NADH-quinone oxidoreductase subunit NuoK: MTLTLGHFLALGAMLFAMSVVGIFLNRKNLIVLLMAIELMLLAVNMNFVAFSHYLGDMHGQVFVFFILTVAAAESAIGLAILVLLFRNNRNINAEELDTLKG